In Truepera sp., the sequence CGGCACGCCGTCTGAGCCGGCTGTCCTAGGGTCGCAGCGCCTCGAGGTGCTGAACCCGGTGGAGCTCACCTCGGCACGGCGCCTGTCCTAGGGCCTCAAGGCCTCGAGGAACTCCTGGCGCGTGCGGGCGTCATCGCGGAACACGCCGCGCATGGCGTTCGTGCGCGTCGTCGACCCCTGTTTCTCCACGCCGCGCATCATCATGCAGAGGTGACTGGCCTCAGTGACGACCGCCAGGCCGCGGGGTTGAAGTACTTCCACCAGCGCGTCGGCCACTTGAGAGGTAAGCCGTTCCTGCAGTTGCAGGCGGCGGGCGAAGACGTCCACGACGCGCGCGAACTTCGACAAGCCCAGCACGTGCTTGTTCGGGATGTAGCCGATATGAGCCCGGCCGAAGAACGGCAGGATGTGGTGTTCGCACATCGAGTAGAACTCGATGCCCTTCACTACGACCATCTCCGAGCCTTCGGCGTCGAAGAGCGCGCCGTTGACCACATCGTGGACGCTCATGGCGTAACCCGACGTGAGGTAATGCAACGAGCGGGACACCCGCTCTGGGGTCTTCACGAGGCCCTCGCGCTCGATGTCCTCACCCAACCGCTCGATGATGTCGGAAACCAGGGTGGCCAAGGAGGCATCGCCAACCTCGTCGAACTCGAGATGTAGAGGGACTCTAGCGTGAGCGTCGGCCATGCCTGGAATAGTAACTGACTCCTCCTCGCGCGAACGGTCGGCGCTACACTCAGCGAGTGCGACTCGACCGCTACGACAGTTACCTGACCAACTTCCACGCCCACGTCGCCGAGGTCCGCACCGACGCGAATGGCACGTGGGTGCGCCTGGACCGCAGCGCCTTCTACCCCCACGCGGGCGGGCAACCGCACGACGTCGGCGAGTTGGAGGCCGCCGGTGCGCGCCTTCGCGTGATCGACGTGAGGGCGCCTGCGGACGACGAGGTCTGGCACCTCCTGGACCTGGACGGCGCCACCGCAAACGCCACGGGCCTGCGCCCCGGCACTCCCGTCGTCGGAGCCATCGACTGGCCCCGGCGCTGGCGTCACATGCAAAGGCACAGCGCGCAGCACCTGTTGTCGGCCGCGCTCATCAGGGTGAACGCGGCGTTCGGCACGCTGGCCGTGAGCATGCGGGGGCCGGACTGCACCATAGAGATAGCCGGCGAGTTCGGCGAGGCCCACCTCGCTGCAGTGGAGGCCGAGGCGAACCTGGTCGCGCGGCGCAACCTGCCCATCGACGCGTTCGAGGTCGACGAGAGCCGGCTGGGCGACTACGACCTCAGGCGCCCCTCGAAGGTGGGTGGCATCGTGCGCCTCGTGGCGATCGGCCAGTACGACATCGTCGCTTGTGGCGGAACGCACCTTCGCTCGACTGCGGAGGCCCTACCCATAAAGCTCCTCGGCTACGAGCGTGTGCGGGGTGGCAACACCCGCATCACTTTCAGGGCCGGCGTCGAGGCCCTGGACGATTACGGCGCCAAGCACGCTTGGGTCACGCACCTCGGCCGGCTCTTCAGCGTGCCCGCCGGCGAGCTTCGGGGGCGCGCCGAGCGCTTGTTGGCCGACCTGGCCGCTGCCAAGCGGGAGGCGGCGGACTGGCGGGAACGCGTCGCCACTGGCCTGGCCGAAGGGCTGGCGTCGACAGGAAGCAACCCGCTCGTTGCCGTGCTCGAGGGTGCCGATGCGGATCTGCTGACCGAGCTCATGGACGCCTGCCAGAAGCAGGCGGGCTGCGTGGCCCTGTTGGGAGCCGCCAACGGCGGGCACGCCCAACTGGCGTTCATCGCCGGGCCGGGCGCCGGCGTCGACGTGCGGCCGCTCCTCGCCGACGCCCTGACGGCGCTCGGCGGACGCGGGGGCGGCCGGGCCGACAGGGCGCAGGGCGCGGCGGAGGCCGACCCGGGACGAGTCCGCGAAGTGCTCGAGGCCGTCGCCAACGGGCTTCGTGGGGGCTGAACGCACGTCAGGTGACTTTTGTCTGGGAAATCCGCGACAGTGCCCGTTAGGCTGTTGTCGAGGTGGTCCTCGGACCACCTAGTTTGGAGGGTGTCATGCCCACTGCAGTCAAGCCCCGCCTGATAGACGTCAAGATCGACATTCCGTTAGAGACCCGCGAGCGCCTCGTGGAGGTCCTCAACCAGCAACTCGCCGACACCGCCGACCTCTACAGCCAGGTCAAGCAGGCCCACTGGAACGTCAAGGGGCCCGGCTTCCAGCAGGTCCACCTGCTGTTCGACGACCAGGCCGAGGTGTTCGAGGAGTACATCGACATGATCGCCGAGCGCGTGACGCTCTTGGGCGGCATGGCCATGGGCACGATCCGGATGGCCGCCAAGGCCTCGACGCTCAAGGAGTTCGAGCCCAAGACGAACGACGTCCTCGCATATGTCGAGGCCGTGCGTGACCGCGTGGCCGCTTACGCCAAGAGCAACCGCAAGGCCCTGAACGAGGCCAACAAGCTCGGCGAACCCACCACGGAGGACCTCCTCACCGAGATCTCCCGCGGGATCGACAAGCAGCTCTACTTCTTGGAATCCCATCTGCACTGAACGTCGACTTCGTTGACTTCCAGGTGGCGTCCGGGCGGCGCCGTGAGCCGGTTCAGGCTTCGGCGCCGCCCGAGCTGCCGAAGTCGTCGTCACGCATGGCCGCCTCTTCGATGACCTTCTCGGCCACGAACAGCGGCGCCTTCGTGCGCACGGCCAACGCCATGGCGTCGGATGGCCGCGCGTCTACCTCGAAACTCACG encodes:
- the folE gene encoding GTP cyclohydrolase I FolE is translated as MADAHARVPLHLEFDEVGDASLATLVSDIIERLGEDIEREGLVKTPERVSRSLHYLTSGYAMSVHDVVNGALFDAEGSEMVVVKGIEFYSMCEHHILPFFGRAHIGYIPNKHVLGLSKFARVVDVFARRLQLQERLTSQVADALVEVLQPRGLAVVTEASHLCMMMRGVEKQGSTTRTNAMRGVFRDDARTRQEFLEALRP
- a CDS encoding alanyl-tRNA editing protein translates to MRLDRYDSYLTNFHAHVAEVRTDANGTWVRLDRSAFYPHAGGQPHDVGELEAAGARLRVIDVRAPADDEVWHLLDLDGATANATGLRPGTPVVGAIDWPRRWRHMQRHSAQHLLSAALIRVNAAFGTLAVSMRGPDCTIEIAGEFGEAHLAAVEAEANLVARRNLPIDAFEVDESRLGDYDLRRPSKVGGIVRLVAIGQYDIVACGGTHLRSTAEALPIKLLGYERVRGGNTRITFRAGVEALDDYGAKHAWVTHLGRLFSVPAGELRGRAERLLADLAAAKREAADWRERVATGLAEGLASTGSNPLVAVLEGADADLLTELMDACQKQAGCVALLGAANGGHAQLAFIAGPGAGVDVRPLLADALTALGGRGGGRADRAQGAAEADPGRVREVLEAVANGLRGG
- the dps gene encoding DNA starvation/stationary phase protection protein Dps, whose protein sequence is MPTAVKPRLIDVKIDIPLETRERLVEVLNQQLADTADLYSQVKQAHWNVKGPGFQQVHLLFDDQAEVFEEYIDMIAERVTLLGGMAMGTIRMAAKASTLKEFEPKTNDVLAYVEAVRDRVAAYAKSNRKALNEANKLGEPTTEDLLTEISRGIDKQLYFLESHLH